The genomic segment CTTCCTTGGCTTACCACACCGAAGTATATGTATTGTTTGGCTAATTTCATGGATAAACTTTATCCATGGACTCTAGTAGTTACAATGATGTTCATCCAGCCTACAGTGAGACAGAGACAGGTGGAGCCATCAAGAACACTTTGTAAGAAGTAGTTACCAGTCTTCTATAACTACTATCCTTCCCcccaggggtgggagtggggtgacTCCTTCAACCCATGGCTGGAAACCAGAAACTTACCAACTTCCACACATCCAAGTGCCAACAATTATACACAATCACAGTGCTATATCACTTCTGAAATTCCAAAATTAAACAGCTTTTTAACATACTGCACTCCTAGGACCATTCTGGTCCTGATCCATTTTCCTGCACCAGACTAAACCTCTTCAGGGgacagaaattctagaaaatctCAAGAATTGGTTAAGCTTTACACTCCCTAAGCAGAATTCCTCTTAAAATGGGTACCATCTTTAAATAAGAAATGCTTTATCTATTAAAAGTCCTACagttagggacccctgggtggctcagcggtttagtgcctgccttcagtccagggtctgatcctggagtcccaggatggagtcccacatcaggctccctgcatggagcctgcttctccctctgcctatgtctctgcctctctctccctctgtgtctctcatgaataaataaaataaaataaaatccttaaaaaaatcaaaataaataaaagtcctacagttaaaaaacaattcaaccatacctaattatttttttcatcatctaCTGAAGATCATCTAGAACACATAAGTTTTTAGAAGACAAACATCATGTTTCTGTGAAATTGAAATCACTGATACAATTTAACTTTATCCACGTATATGGAGGTCAGGGATTCCCCTTCACCGtcaacaaaaagcaaacaagcatAAGGAGGAGCAAGGTTATAAACACCTTGACTACTGGACTGATGACTAATGGACAAGATGCCCATGGGGGGCAAATCCACTTtcttccaaaacattttaaatctagATTCTGCTTTTACTTAATGGGTATACAGCTTACTAACGGATCATATTACACATATAAAAATCAGGTATTAAGTACAAAGTAGCTGAGAGCAGGTATACAGGCATAACAGGCCAGCAGGGGATTAGGTGGCTAAGTGCTGGGCTCTTTATCAGACCACTTGGGTTTGAAACCCACTTTGTCCACTTACTAGCAATGTGACtctggacaagttatttaacctcatatctgtaaaatggtggcAAATGTAGAGGAATTACTTCAAAGGTTAAGAAGATCAAATGATTTAATACACATACAATCCTCAGAGCTGTGCCAGGCATGCAATAAGCCCTCAATAACAGTTTCCTACTATATGTATGCAATGAGTTCAACTATGAAGTTGAGAAATACTGCCAACCATCTGTGGCCCCTCGTGCTTCTTAGCAGGGACACTGCAGAGTTCTATACCTGGCCCATGTACTTACTCAATGCCATCAATGAGCCCCCAGTCATCAAGATAACCCACCCACGCCTTTCCGGCGGTGACGACCTCCCCACGAGAACATGCCTCTTGCGAAGGATCTCCTGCACCCATCCgcggaagaggagaagaggaagcacaAGAAGAAGCGCCTGGTGCAGAGCCCCAACTCCTACTTCATGGACGTGAAGTGCCCAGGATGCTACAAAATCACCACCGTCTTCAGCCACGCACAGACGGTAGTTCTGTGTGTCGGCTGTTCTACTGTCCTCTGTCAGCCCACGGGAGGAAAAGCAAGGCTTACAGAAGGATGCTCCTTCAGGCAGAAGCAGCACTAAAAGCTCCCTGAATCAAGATGAGTGGGACACTATCCCAATAAACagattttggattaaaaaaaaaaaaaaagaagataaccCACCCACAATGTTTTCTTCAATGTCCCCCACAAAACAGCAATGGAGGGTGGGTGAACTGATAACATGACATGAGAGAGGGGCTGATCAATATGAGGCATTATCTAAAGATGGAAGACAAGGCTAAAATGAATGTAGTAATGAGCTACATAAACATCAAGGACCTACTGTGTACAAAGGATCGCTGAGCAGGGATAAACACAAAAGGAGCATACCTAGACACCTAGAACAAACTAGACATTTACAGTGCGGAAAGAAACCagatgctgggcagcctgggtggctcagtggtttagtgccaccttcagcccagggcatgatcctggagacctgggatcgagtcccacgtcggggtccctgcatggagcctgcttctctctctgcctgtgtctctgcctctctctctctcatgtctctcatgaataaataaaaccttaaaaaatttttaaaaaaaataagagaccaGATGCTATAacgcaaaaacaaaaccaaagtaaCCCAGCAAATGAGTAGACATTAGAATGATACATACAACAAACTGTATAATTAATACTAAGCTGTAAAGTTAATATTCAAATCATTAGGAAAACACCTGACAAAGCAATAAGGGAATCATTCTAAGTTTTAACCAAGAGGCCTTCCAGAGGAGCTAtaaccagttttgttttgttttttaaatgtaaggagGATACAGAAAAGGTGGaaacaagttaaaaaagaaaaagtagaaaatgaaaaggaactgATCTGTGGGATGGAATTGGGAGGTGGGCAGAATGTGAGTGGTCTTAGAAAAAATTAGCCCCAGGAACCGGTATAGCGACCTAGGAATAATGTCTAGGACATCATTCAATTTGAGAATCTAGGCTAACATCACAGTAACAGAAAAGCAGCTTGATTAAACATAAGGTAAAATTTCAGTCCAAGAATCCTGAAGCCAGCAGCAGGTTACCAAAAGAAACTGTGAAATTTAGTATTTGGAGATATTAAAGAATTCTGTTACAAGCCATCTGTCCTGAGTATTCCCAGTCTAAACCCATCCTGAGCAGAGGCCCTTGGAAGCTGGCAGGCACAGGAACACTCTTGTGACTAAGATGGAACATCTCTACAAAAGCATACACACAAGACGTGATTTTTCTCGGTAAGAGCACATCTGTTCTTAGACTGCATTTCTCCTTCACTTGAGAATTCTTGTCTTAGTTTGGCAGAACTTTTCACAAGCAAACTTAGGAACACaagggtggcttggtggttgagcatctgcctttggctcagggcatgatcctgggcttctccctctgcctatgcctctttctctgtgtgtctcatgaataaataaatacaatctttaaaaaaaaaacactttaggaACATATGAAACAGCTAGTAAAACATTCCCTGAAAGAACATATACGGAGAATAACAAGAGAGTGGCGTGTTACTCTCGAAATGTCTATAGTGAAAGGGGAGAAAAGATGGCACACAGGTCGTCAGTCAGTGGAGTCCAGATCTGTGAACCACAGGTCTGATTCTGGGCTGCACTCTGACACGTTAAATGCTTCCCCCAAACTCCCCCTCTACCACACTCACAGCTGGATGCGTACTGTAACCCTGTCAGACATAGGTGTTTGTTTTCACACAGGTTACCAAGAGACAGTCGCCAAAGGTTTACTTTCATCGTTTACTCAGCATAAGCTCACGTTTCTGTCTAGCCAGCCGTGTATCCAACACCCCTCTGTACCATGTATTCACTTTCTCACACGTCGTGCACTTCccaagtgcctactatgtgccaggcacgtAGGCGCTGAGGGATGCAGCAGGGAACGAGATGAAATTCCAGGCTGGCAGAGAGACATGCACCTATAGTATCTGTTATGTAAACTGTCAGTAAAAAAGTAAtacagcaggggtggggtgggatcaTGAAGCATGATGTACTCTGGAAAATATAGTTAGAGAATGCAGCCCCAAGAAGGTGACAAGAGAACAGATACCCGAGAGGGGCAGAGCATCAAGGCAAAGGATATCCCAGTTAGCAGAACAGGTGAATACAAGGGCCCCAAGGCCAGTGCGTGCTTGGCATGCTCCAAGGCCACGGGGTAGGCCAGGAGGAGGTGGTAGTGGATGGCAAGTATGGGAGTCCTCCTGTCCTCCACTCCCTGCCTAGCACCCAGCGCTCACTCGGTAGTGGTCCACAGAAAGCAACCACATGGCACAACTTGCAGACAGCATGTGGCCAAAAGGCGAGGAAGAGAAGATGCCAAGCCTTAATTGCTCTCACTGCCACTGTCCCCTCATGATCCTGACTGCAGCCTGCTTGCCAGCACCATGCCCTTTTTCTCCTCATCTTCCTTGCTGAGCCGTAGGCATATGACAAAAGGTTTCAGCAAATTAATTCTTCACTGCCAGG from the Canis lupus dingo isolate Sandy chromosome 12, ASM325472v2, whole genome shotgun sequence genome contains:
- the LOC112641762 gene encoding 40S ribosomal protein S27-like — encoded protein: MPLAKDLLHPSAEEEKRKHKKKRLVQSPNSYFMDVKCPGCYKITTVFSHAQTVVLCVGCSTVLCQPTGGKARLTEGCSFRQKQH